TTGCTTCAACTACAGCTTTTTTTACTATCCCCTGACAATCAGGTACGCTGTGAAGCTTTGACTTTATGGATTTTCCAGTAACATGCATATACGCATCCTGTGGCATTATATCTTCCCATTTAACTTTTAAAGTACCTTGAAACAATTCCTCAAAACTTTCCGCTTTAAATTCTGCCATTTTTATAAGTACTCTATCTGCACATCTAAGCCATAAATTGCAAGTTACTATATCCATTTCATCGCCTGCAAACGTAACTCTGCCATTTTCTATTTTTAAATCCTCATATCCTAATTCTTTAAGTTCTTTTGCAACTACGGATTCTAATCCGAAGGTGGATGTCGCTATTAAAGTAAAATCCATTTTTCAGTCTCCTTTTTTATATTTATATTGTTTATTATCTCATATTGGATTTATATATATCAATACAATAAATACAATGATAACTATAACTGCAAACACCTTAGTTATAGCATCGCTTTTTTCTTCCTTCCTTACATAACGGCGCTTACATTTTCTTTTAAACATAATTTTTTCAATAAAATAAAACATAATTAAAGCAAATAATATTACTGTTTCTAAAATTAATTTTTTTAACCCATAATTATCATTAATATTTAACCATGCACCTGTACTTTTACCTATTTTAATATAAGAATAAATATTTAAGGCATAAAATACAGCACCTATCACTCCTAAAATTTTAAATATTTCATTATACTTAAAAAATATTAAAAACATAACAGCCATACATAATATGAATTCCATTATACCTATAAGAAAATCCATAATTGGACTTTTAACTTCTTTATTTTTAGAATTCACTTCTTTTGCTGTTATGCCCTCCTGTGAATTGGGTAAATACTCTATTGAATATTCTGTATAAGTATTCATATTTGATTCTAAAGAAAAGGTAACGCCAACTCCATTTATGTATACAGTTTCAAAATACCCTTTAGAATCCTTTTTTATTTCATCTATATATCCCTTTTCAACTGCGAAATTTCCACTTATAAGTACCGGTATATCCTTTGTCATGGGAATAAGAATGATTGAAGAAGAAATAATCAAAATCAACATTAAAGTAGTTACCGAAATTTTAATTGCATATCTTTTCTTTCTACTCCTTGTTTTTATTCTATAATTTTTTATCACTATACGATAAAAGCCTACTATCCCAATCATCATTAAAAATATAAATATAAATATATTTCCAATAAACGCTGCTATCTGAAACTCTTTCATCCCCTACCCCCAAAACACCTTTTACACCATACTACCACCATTTTACTTATTTTACAACAAGTTCAACAGGGCAGTGATCTGACCCCATAACTTCAGTATGAATATCAGCACTTACAAGTCTATCTTTAAGGCTTTCTGAGGTACAAAAATAGTCTATACGCCAGCCTGCATTTTTTTCTCTTGCCTTAAATCTATAGGACCACCAAGAATAAATGCCTTCTTTGTCTGGATAAAAATATCTATATGTATCTATAAAACCTGAATTTAAAAGCTCTGTGAATTTGCTTCTTTCTTCTGGACTAAAGCCTGCGTTTTTAGTATTTGTCTTTGGATTTTTAAGATCTATTTCTGTGTGTGCCACATTCATATCTCCACAAACAATTACAGGCTTCTTTTCTTCTAAGGTTTTAAGATATTTTCTAAAGCTATCCTCCCACTCCATTCTATAAGAAAGTCTTGCCAGCTTTTCCTTGGCATTTGGAGTGTATACTGTAACCATATAAAAATCCTCAAATTCAAGTGTTATAACTCTGCCTTCTTTATCATGCTCCTCCTCACCTATTCCGTAGCTATGACTTATAGGTTTAATTTTAGTAAATATGGCCGTACCCGAATACCCCTTTTTCTCTGCATAATTCCAAAAATCATAATAGCCTGGTAAATCCAATTCAACCTGACCTTCTTGAAGCTTACTTTCCTGAATACAAAATATATCTGCATCAACTTCTTTAAAATAATCCAAAAATCCTTTTTTAATACAAGCTCTAAGCCCATTTACATTCCAAGAAATTAATTTCATACAAAAACCACCTTATCTATAAATACAATTTAAAATTTTTCTAAAAATACTTTCGTCATATCATGCTTAAATTCAAATCCATAGTGTTCAAGAGTTCTTTGAAGTGCAAACAAAGTATAACTAACTTTATCAATTCGTGCATTTTCCCCCATATGACCTATTCTTAACACTTTACCTTTCAAGTAACCAAAAGCTCCTGCTATCATAACATTATAATTTTCTTTCATATAGTTTAATATTTTTTCATCATTCATACCATGGGGAACTTTAATCACTGTTACAGTATTAGAAAAGCCATTTTCTATATATATATCCAATCCTCCAAGCACAACTGCTGCTCTAGTTGCTGATGCTATTTTATCATGCCTTACTATCATATCTTTGTCTTTAAGAATATTTTCTATTGCCTCTCTGAGTGCCAATATATCACTTATAGGTGGTGTATATGGGAACCACTTCTTTTCATAATAATCTTCCCATGCCAGTAGATTGCAGTAAAATGCTGCTATTGGTGTTTTTCTATTTTTCATAGCATTAAATGCATCTTCGCTTATACTTACAATTGTGAGTCCTGGAGGGGCTGAAATACACTTTTGTGAAGCACCTATAACTACATCTATGTTCCATTCATCAACTTTTAACTCTTCTCCTCCCATTGCCGATACGCTATCTACAACTGTCATTATTCCCTTACTCTTAAGCAAACCACATATATCTCCTATATCATTTAACATTCCTGATGGAGTATCACAATGAACTATTGTAGCATATTTAAAATTACTATCAATATCTAGAAATCTTCCAAGCTCTTCTGTGCTTATTTTACATTTTCTATTTCCTCTAAAGAAAAACGGATTTCCACCATACATTTTAACAAAATCTGCAAACCCTTCTCCAAATATACCATTTTCTATAACAAGAACTCTATCATCTTTTTCAGTAAGAGATGCACAAGCTGCTTCAAGTCCTAATATACCTTCTCCTGATAGAATTCTCACTTGATTTTTGGTTTTAAGAAATTCACCTATCTTTTCAGTAGTTTCCTTATAAAAATCATAAAAATTTATATCTAAATCCGGATTTGTAGTTTTCTCTGCTCTTTTTAATCTTACATTTTCACTAACCGAAGTAGGTCCTGGTGTCATTATAATTGGTATTCTCATAAAATCACTCTTTTCTAATTATAATTTTGACATGTTATATACAATATTGTGTACACAAATAAATTGTTTTATCAATTCATTAATCTTAATACAAAAGGGACATACTATATAATCAAGCATTGTCCCTTTTAAAGTTCAGTTAATTTTTGCTATTTCTCCATTCTATCAATGTTTCATATTTATCCTTTGCAGTGTCATAATACAATATTTCGTTTGTATCCTTATTTATTGCAAACCTATAAGTATTAACTATATGATCCGGAAAAGACTCACCTACATAAATCATGTAATAATTCTTTTCATAAGTATTAGTTGCTGCTGCATTAGGGTATCTTTCTACATATATAGTTGATTTGGAATTCGTATTGTTTGCATGTACATTCATGAAACTTCTAACTTCACTTACATTACTTACAAGATAATTTACAAGCTCCTGTTCCTTTGAAAGTGACTGTACACTATTAAGTGTAAAATAATTACTATCCTTATTATAGCTTATAGAGTCAACGCTCTTTTTATCTTTACATTTAACCTTTATATCTGCATTTCTACCTTCATCTACTATTTCAAAATTCCAATACCCATTAGCTAAAGCAATTTCCTTCATGAGCTTTCCATAATACTCTTTATTGTCAGTATTTAATTCTTTACTAAAAGTAACATAAAATATGGGATATGTCTTATTATTTTGCAAAACCACCTTATTTATTTTAATATTTTCCCTATTTAAAATGTTTTTAACAGGGTGATTCCAACTATTTATATCCTTTATAATATAATCACCGTTAGCATCATTACTGGCATTACCCTTATTGCTTTCCGCTTTGGAATTACTACTATCAGATGAAGTTTTATCCTTATCATTGCTCACATTATTTTTATTTGAAGATGCACTTGAGTTTACCTTTTGCGCCTTACCTGAATTATCACTTTTTACGTTTTTACTGCTGGATGAGCATCCTGACAATACTACTATTGCTGCTACTACTGTTGATATTAATGCTAATTTTTTCATTTTACTTCACCTTCCTTTTTTTATTTTAAGTTTAAATGTTATTTTTTGTCCTCTTGTTTGGTAAAATATATAGAGATTCACATTAAGGAGTTGTAAACCATATAAATCAAACTATAGTTAGGAGTATATTTTATGAATAATTTACAAACGCTAAAAACTAAAATTGAAACTATATCAAATAATTATAAAGAAGAAACTACCGGCGGATTTATAACCGGAGATGGTCCTATCCCTTCAGACATAATGTTTGTAGGCGAAGCTCCTGGAAAATCAGAAGTTGAAAGTGGAAAGCCTTTTGTTGGTGTTGCTGGTAAAAACTTTGAAAAATATCTAAACTCCATAGGTATAGAACGAAAAAATATCAGAATAACAAACACATGCTTTTTTAGACCTATTAAAATAAAAACTTCAAAAACTGGTAAAACTACTATAAGTAACAGGCCTCCTAAAGTCTCTGAAGTGAATTTATTTAAAGAAATATTAGATGAAGAAATTTCACTCACCAAACCAAAGATAATAATAACTTTAGGTAATGTTCCTCTTAAAAGACTTACAACCTTTAAAGCTATAGGTGAATGTCATGGTACATCCATTCACAGTGATGAATTTAATTGCACCATTTTTCCTATGTATCACCCCTCATCATTAACTTATAACCGAAATGATGATTTCAAGAAAATGTATGAAGAAGATTGGCTCAAATTAAAAGACACTCTTCAAAAAGTACTTTAAAGATATAATCTTACTTATAATTTTACTATTTTTTTATTATGTTATCAATTATATAATACAATAATCAATAGAAAGAAGGATGGTTATCATAGATACAAGAAAAGCCTTAAAACAAACTTTAATCTGGATTGCTTTGGCTCTAGTTTTTAATATCTTCATATATTTTTTTATGGGAAAACAAAATGCTTTAGAGTTTTTAGGTGGTTATGTTATTGAATTAAGTTTAAGTTTAGATAATCTTTTTTTATTTTTGATAATCTTCCAAAACTTTCTTCTAAAAGGGGAACATCAAAAGAAAATCTTAAACTATGGAATCCTAGGTGCTGTGATACTTCGCCTTATATTTATACTTCTTGGTGTTGCAGTAATTGATAGATTCCACTTTATTCTTTATTTTTTTGGTATATTACTTATAATAAGTGGTATAAAAATGTTCCTCCAAAAAGAAGATGAAAAAAAAGATTATAAAAATTCTTTTTTCTTCAAAATGGTAGGTAGGTTTATCCCCGTTGAAAAGGAAAGTAATAGTAATAAATTTTTAATTAGAAAAAAAGGAAAACTCCACGCAACCCCTCTTCTTCCAATTTTAGTTTTAATTGAGGGCTCTGATTTGCTATTTGCTGTAGATTCAATCCCTGCAATTTTTTCTATAACTACTAATGCATTTATTGTTTATACTTCAAATATATTTGCTATCTTAGGCCTTCGATCCATGTATTTTCTTTTAGAAAAACTTCATGATAAATTTCAATATGTTAAATTTGGAGTGGCGTTAATTCTTATTTTCACAGGGATTAAGCTTGCTATTCTATTCTTTCATATAGAAATATCTATAATTTTATCTCTAACAATAATATTCGTGATTTTAGCTTTAAGTATTATATTTTCAATGTTAAAAAACAAAAATGGAGAATCCTATTAATAGATTCTCCATTTTTGTTTTTAGGTATTAAATTTCTTAGCGTAAAACTTTCAGTTTTAATAAAAATACTCTTTCTTAACTTTCACTTCTTGAAATCTATAAACTTAAATACGATCCAACTATTTTCACAACACTATGCTGTTTTATATCTTCTATTGCTCCTTTAAGCTTATTATCACCATCATAATTTCCTTCAGCTTCAATAAAAAAATAGTATTGCCCAAGGCCCTTTTTAGTTGGTCTTGATATTATAGATGTAAGGTTTATTTCACACAATGCAAACTCTTTTAATACTTTCCATAATGCTCCTGGCTTGTCCGCATTGGCATCTGAAATTATTATTCCTGTTTTATACTCTCCACTGTGATAACTTTTATTTTTTTGCTTTGATAATACTATAAATCTTGTTTCATTATCCTCTGCATCCGTAACATTTTCAATAATATATTTAAATTCTTTTTCTTTCTCTATTGCATACGCAGGGATTATTGCTCCTTCTTCCCAAACTCCTTTTTTTAGATTTTCTAAAGATGTACCATTACTTTCTGTTGTAATAACTTCAAGTTTGTCATACTTTTCTAAAAATTCTAAACACTGACCTTGAGTTTTAAATTGAGCATAAATTCTTTTAACTTCATCCATTTTGCTATTGGCTGCGAATGCAAATTGTATTGGAAGCGCAAATTCATAAACTATACTAAGATTTGTTTTATTTAATAAATCCAATGTGACTTGTACAAATCCATCAAGAGTATTTTCAATAGGTACTATTGCAATATCACACTCATTTTCTGCTGCCATAACAACCTTTGATATTGTTGGATAAAACTTCATCTCAATATCACTATCAATCTTTTTCTTATATTCCTTAACTGCAAATTCACTAAATGTCCCTTTAGGACCAAGTGCTGCCACTTTTTTCAATTATGCCACCCCTTTTTATTTTTTATACAACTAAGGAAGCCTAAGAAACAACATAATACGTTTTATTCCGGCTTCCTTTGCCCCTATTTAAATTTTACACTGAACTTTACTCTTTTACAATGGAAGAGATAAGCTTAACTAAATTGTTTATATCCTCATAATTTACAGCTTCATTTATACTATCCTTATTCTTACAAGGCAGTGCTATATTTGCTGTTTTTATTCCTCCCACTTCCTTATGTACAGAGCTTCCATCACTAAAGAAATCAGAAACACATCTTTGAAGTTTTATATTATTTTCTTCAGCAGTCTTAATTATTTTTTCTTTAACACATGTATTTGTTATAAGTCCCTTCCCCATTAAAACAAGAACAGGTCCCT
The Clostridium felsineum DSM 794 DNA segment above includes these coding regions:
- a CDS encoding pyridoxal-phosphate-dependent aminotransferase family protein, with product MRIPIIMTPGPTSVSENVRLKRAEKTTNPDLDINFYDFYKETTEKIGEFLKTKNQVRILSGEGILGLEAACASLTEKDDRVLVIENGIFGEGFADFVKMYGGNPFFFRGNRKCKISTEELGRFLDIDSNFKYATIVHCDTPSGMLNDIGDICGLLKSKGIMTVVDSVSAMGGEELKVDEWNIDVVIGASQKCISAPPGLTIVSISEDAFNAMKNRKTPIAAFYCNLLAWEDYYEKKWFPYTPPISDILALREAIENILKDKDMIVRHDKIASATRAAVVLGGLDIYIENGFSNTVTVIKVPHGMNDEKILNYMKENYNVMIAGAFGYLKGKVLRIGHMGENARIDKVSYTLFALQRTLEHYGFEFKHDMTKVFLEKF
- a CDS encoding prephenate dehydratase; translated protein: MAALGPKGTFSEFAVKEYKKKIDSDIEMKFYPTISKVVMAAENECDIAIVPIENTLDGFVQVTLDLLNKTNLSIVYEFALPIQFAFAANSKMDEVKRIYAQFKTQGQCLEFLEKYDKLEVITTESNGTSLENLKKGVWEEGAIIPAYAIEKEKEFKYIIENVTDAEDNETRFIVLSKQKNKSYHSGEYKTGIIISDANADKPGALWKVLKEFALCEINLTSIISRPTKKGLGQYYFFIEAEGNYDGDNKLKGAIEDIKQHSVVKIVGSYLSL
- a CDS encoding uracil-DNA glycosylase — protein: MNNLQTLKTKIETISNNYKEETTGGFITGDGPIPSDIMFVGEAPGKSEVESGKPFVGVAGKNFEKYLNSIGIERKNIRITNTCFFRPIKIKTSKTGKTTISNRPPKVSEVNLFKEILDEEISLTKPKIIITLGNVPLKRLTTFKAIGECHGTSIHSDEFNCTIFPMYHPSSLTYNRNDDFKKMYEEDWLKLKDTLQKVL
- a CDS encoding exodeoxyribonuclease III; amino-acid sequence: MKLISWNVNGLRACIKKGFLDYFKEVDADIFCIQESKLQEGQVELDLPGYYDFWNYAEKKGYSGTAIFTKIKPISHSYGIGEEEHDKEGRVITLEFEDFYMVTVYTPNAKEKLARLSYRMEWEDSFRKYLKTLEEKKPVIVCGDMNVAHTEIDLKNPKTNTKNAGFSPEERSKFTELLNSGFIDTYRYFYPDKEGIYSWWSYRFKAREKNAGWRIDYFCTSESLKDRLVSADIHTEVMGSDHCPVELVVK
- a CDS encoding TerC/Alx family metal homeostasis membrane protein: MDTRKALKQTLIWIALALVFNIFIYFFMGKQNALEFLGGYVIELSLSLDNLFLFLIIFQNFLLKGEHQKKILNYGILGAVILRLIFILLGVAVIDRFHFILYFFGILLIISGIKMFLQKEDEKKDYKNSFFFKMVGRFIPVEKESNSNKFLIRKKGKLHATPLLPILVLIEGSDLLFAVDSIPAIFSITTNAFIVYTSNIFAILGLRSMYFLLEKLHDKFQYVKFGVALILIFTGIKLAILFFHIEISIILSLTIIFVILALSIIFSMLKNKNGESY